One part of the Eleginops maclovinus isolate JMC-PN-2008 ecotype Puerto Natales chromosome 14, JC_Emac_rtc_rv5, whole genome shotgun sequence genome encodes these proteins:
- the corin gene encoding atrial natriuretic peptide-converting enzyme isoform X1, translating to MLSASREPCPRVTFSGPAAAPTARGPDVGMGVEACPHKLGSTNQLRLLLYILIPTVSLLAGLLLLVLALTGIFGGSVLDSSPLPSPKPIADSDPGYHGNSTSSTPSLDTENVTNSFRNSSDENLTTYEFSASTTATATTSSSSQPKPTQPYTTSPDWLTSVTSLSTAWPISSTAASDTGGCQLIVEPQCTMLPYNQTWLSSSIAVVKSSEVDMLLRFFSYLSRLSCYRHIMLFGCTLALPECLSADATHNRRVVLPCFSFCEAAREGCEPVLQMFNASWPEFLRCSQFSNTTFALLPPSSSSSPSSTSSTPTTTAVPATPTCYTPRQIKGKPSVCGGNDHFLCATGICVPQKLVCNGYNDCDDWSDETHCVCSESEFRCNTGRCLSPERLCDGYDDCGDLSDELSCVCNLSVDHRCGDGRCVTRDWLCDGDHDCLDKSDEVNCSCKSQGLLECRNGACIPSAFRCDGEDDCKDGSDEEHCSKENQGVCPPGQPSCISTSCPSDCGGGASCDPRTNNNNNNCTRCEPISLELCMNLPYNQTTFPNFLGHLSQRESSVSWESSLFPALVQTGCYPFLMFYACTLLVPKCDPVTLQRVPPCRSLCRSAKEKCESVLGIVGLQWPEDSDCSQFPEEGGNSSCLLPEDGVDECSPSHFKCRSGRCVLSSKRCDGHLDCEDHSDEDNCGCRERALFECPGSSVCIKHSMICDGFPDCPLLLDEANCTVCQDNELSCKNHQCVHRTLWCDGKRHCSDSSDEWDCVSLSDGSGSVLTVFRTAAEYQVCADEWDQELSNLTCRQLGLGPPSSVSMVMDQPVPGRRRWLHVHPDQRDGGTALQGRLEKRSHACHSRRRVSVLCSREECGRRPNAGLQKRIMGGVVSRQKRILGGRVSRQGAWPWQCSLQSGPSGHVCGCVLIGRRWALTVAHCFEGREGADLWRVVLGLNNLDHPGPHSQSRGVKSIIVHPRYNRAVVDYDISVVQLDSEIEETAYVRPVCLPDVSQLPLPDSYCFITGWGHMGNRMPFKLQEGEVRIISLSQCQSYFDMKTITPRMLCAGYDAGTVDSCMGDSGGPLVCSDPSGRWTLFGLTSWGSVCFSKVLGPGVYSNVTHFTSWIQQQIYTHTYLSD from the exons ACGGCTCGTGGGCCGGATGTCGGGATGGGCGTGGAGGCGTGTCCTCACAAGCTGGGCTCGACCAATCAGCTGCGACTCCTCCTCTACATCCTGATCCCCACCGTCAGCCTGCTGGCCGGCCTGCTGCTGCTCGTCCTCGCCCTCACAG GTATATTTGGCGGCAGCGTTCTGGACTCCAGTCCCCTCCCCTCCCCGAAGCCCATCGCCGACAGCGACCCCGGCTACCATGGCAATAGCACAAGCTCTACCCCCTCCCTGGATACGGAAAACGTTACGAACTCTTTCCGAAACTCTAGTGACGAAAACTTAACGACGTACGAGTTCAGCGCTAGCACCACCGCCACCGCCactacttcctcctcctctcagcccAAGCCCACTCAGCCCTACACAACGTCTCCTGATTGGCTGACGTCTGTGACTTCACTCAGCACAGCCTGGCCAATCAGCAGCACAGCAGCATCAGACACAG GCGGGTGTCAGCTGATCGTGGAGCCTCAGTGCACCATGCTGCCGTACAACCAGACCTGGCTGTCCTCCTCCATCGCCGTGGTGAAGAGCTCCGAGGTCGACATGTTGCTACG GTTCTTCAGCTACCTGAGCAGGCTGTCCTGTTACCGACACATCATGCTGTTCGGCTGCACGCTGGCGCTGCCCGAGTGCCTCTCCGCCGACGCCACGCACAACAG gcggGTCGTGCTGCCCTGCTTCTCGTTCTGCGAGGCGGCGAGGGAAGGCTGTGAACCCGTCCTGCAGATGTTTAACGCCTCCTGGCCCGAATTCCTGCGCTGCTCGCAGTTCAGCAACACAACCTTCGCTTTACTGCCgccatcatcttcatcatcaccatcatcaacTTCCTCAACGCCCACGACAACAGCAGTCCCTGCCACGCCTACCTGTTACACACCGAGGCAGATCAAAGGGAAACCAT CTGTGTGCGGAGGGAACGACCACTTCCTGTGCGCGACGGGGATTTGCGTGCCGCAGAAACTGGTGTGTAACGGCTACAACGACTGTGACGACTGGAGCGACGAAACCCACTGCG tttgttcagagtctgAGTTTCGCTGTAACACCGGTCGCTGTCTCTCTCCTGAGCGGCTGTGTGACGGATACGACGACTGTGGAGACCTGAGCGACGAACTCAgctgtg tgtgtaaCCTGTCTGTGGATCACCGCTGTGGTGACGGCCGCTGTGTGACCAGAGACTGGCTCTGTGACGGAGACCACGACTGTCTGGACAAGAGCGACGAGGTCAACTGCT cctgtAAGAGTCAGGGTCTGCTGGAGTGCAGGAACGGAGCTTGTATCCCGTCAGCGTTTCGATGTGACGGCGAAGATGACTGTAAAGACGGCAGCGACGAAGAGCACTGCAGCAAAGAGA atCAGGGTGTGTGTCCTCCCGGTCAGCCCAGCTGtatttccacttcctgtccgtcAGACTGTGGGGGGGGCGCCTCTTGCGACCCTcggaccaacaacaacaacaataactgcA CGCGGTGCGAGCCCATCTCCCTGGAGCTGTGCATGAACCTCCCCTACAACCAGACCACTTTCCCCAACTTCCTGGGCCACCTCTCCCAGAGAGAGAGCTCTGTTTCCTGGGAGTCGTCTCTGTTTCCCGCCCTGGTTCAGACCGGCTGCTACCCCTTCCTCATGTTCTACGCCTGCACGCTGCTGGTGCCAAAGTGTGACCCGGTGACCCTGCAGAGGGTCCCGCCCTGCAG GTCTCTGTGTCGCAGTGCGAAGGAGAAGTGCGAGTCGGTGCTCGGCATTGTGGGATTGCAGTGGCCGGAGGACTCGGACTGTTCTCAGTTTCCGGAAGAAGGAGGAAACAGCAGCTGCTTGCTGCCGGAGGACGGAGTGGACG AGTGTTCTCCGAGTCACTTCAAGTGTCGCTCCGGTCGCTGCGTTCTCTCCTCCAAACGCTGCGACGGACACCTGGACTGTGAGGACCACAGCGACGAGGACAactgtg gctgcaGAGAGCGCGCTCTGTTTGAGTGTCCTGGCAGCTCGGTGTGTATCAAACACAGCATGATCTGTGACGGGTTCCCAGACTGCCCCCTGCTGCTGGACGAGGCCAACTGCA cgGTGTGCCAGGATAACGAGCTCTCCTGTAAGAACCATCAGTGTGTTCATCGCACGCTGTGGTGCGACGGAAAGAGACACTGCTCTGACTCCTCTGACGAGTGGGACTGTg tttCTCTGTCTGACGGGTCCGGCTCAGTGCTGACGGTGTTCAGGACGGCTGCAGAGTATCAGGTCTGTGCGGACGAGTGGGACCAGGAGCTCAGCAACCTGACCTGCAGGCAGCTGGGACTAGG AcccccctcctctgtctccatgGTAATGGATCAGCCGGTCCCCGGTCGGCGCCGCTGGCTTCACGTCCATCCGGACCAGAGAGACGGTGGAACGGCTCTGCAGGGCCGGCTGGAGAAGAGGAG TCATGCGTGTCATTCCAGGAGGAGGGTCTCGGTGCTTTGTTCCAGAGAAG agtGTGGGCGTCGCCCGAACGCCGGCCTACAGAAGAGGATTATGGGAGGTGTAGTCTCCCGGCAGAAGAGGATTCTGGGAGGTCGAGTCTCCCGGCAGGGGGCGTGGCCGTGGCAGTGCTCGCTGCAGAGCGGTCCGAGCGGACACGTCTGCGGCTGCGTTCTGATTGGACGCCGCTGGGCGCTCACCGTGGCTCACTGCTTCGAGGG GAGGGAGGGGGCTGACCTGTGGAGGGTGGTTCTGGGTCTGAATAACCTGGATCACCCCGGGCCGCACAGCCAGAGTCGGGGGGTGAAATCCATCATCGTGCACCCCCGATACAACCGAGCCGTGGTCGACTACGACATCAGCGTCGTGCAGCTCGACTCCGAG ATCGAGGAGACGGCGTACGTGCGGCCGGTCTGCCTGCCCGACGTCTCTCAGCTTCCGCTTCCTGATTCCTACTGTTTCATCACCGGCTGGGGTCACATGGGCAATAgga tgccCTTTAAGCTGCAGGAGGGCGAGGTTCGgatcatctctctctctcagtgtcaGTCCTACTTCGACATGAAGACTATAACTCCCAGGATGCTTTGCGCCGGATACGACGCGGGGACTGTCGACTCCTGCATG ggcgACAGCGGTGGGCCTCTGGTTTGTTCGGACCCCTCCGGCCGCTGGACGCTGTTCGGCCTGACGTCGTGGGGCAGCGTGTGCTTCAGTAAAGTCCTCGGACCCGGAGTCTACAGCAACGTCACACACTTCACCTCCTGGATCCAGCAGCAGatctacacacacacgtacctgagcgactga
- the corin gene encoding atrial natriuretic peptide-converting enzyme isoform X2, with translation MVSRSAAGHVVREPGALSACHLQRTGCSTGIFGGSVLDSSPLPSPKPIADSDPGYHGNSTSSTPSLDTENVTNSFRNSSDENLTTYEFSASTTATATTSSSSQPKPTQPYTTSPDWLTSVTSLSTAWPISSTAASDTGGCQLIVEPQCTMLPYNQTWLSSSIAVVKSSEVDMLLRFFSYLSRLSCYRHIMLFGCTLALPECLSADATHNRRVVLPCFSFCEAAREGCEPVLQMFNASWPEFLRCSQFSNTTFALLPPSSSSSPSSTSSTPTTTAVPATPTCYTPRQIKGKPSVCGGNDHFLCATGICVPQKLVCNGYNDCDDWSDETHCVCSESEFRCNTGRCLSPERLCDGYDDCGDLSDELSCVCNLSVDHRCGDGRCVTRDWLCDGDHDCLDKSDEVNCSCKSQGLLECRNGACIPSAFRCDGEDDCKDGSDEEHCSKENQGVCPPGQPSCISTSCPSDCGGGASCDPRTNNNNNNCTRCEPISLELCMNLPYNQTTFPNFLGHLSQRESSVSWESSLFPALVQTGCYPFLMFYACTLLVPKCDPVTLQRVPPCRSLCRSAKEKCESVLGIVGLQWPEDSDCSQFPEEGGNSSCLLPEDGVDECSPSHFKCRSGRCVLSSKRCDGHLDCEDHSDEDNCGCRERALFECPGSSVCIKHSMICDGFPDCPLLLDEANCTVCQDNELSCKNHQCVHRTLWCDGKRHCSDSSDEWDCVSLSDGSGSVLTVFRTAAEYQVCADEWDQELSNLTCRQLGLGPPSSVSMVMDQPVPGRRRWLHVHPDQRDGGTALQGRLEKRSHACHSRRRVSVLCSREECGRRPNAGLQKRIMGGVVSRQKRILGGRVSRQGAWPWQCSLQSGPSGHVCGCVLIGRRWALTVAHCFEGREGADLWRVVLGLNNLDHPGPHSQSRGVKSIIVHPRYNRAVVDYDISVVQLDSEIEETAYVRPVCLPDVSQLPLPDSYCFITGWGHMGNRMPFKLQEGEVRIISLSQCQSYFDMKTITPRMLCAGYDAGTVDSCMGDSGGPLVCSDPSGRWTLFGLTSWGSVCFSKVLGPGVYSNVTHFTSWIQQQIYTHTYLSD, from the exons GTATATTTGGCGGCAGCGTTCTGGACTCCAGTCCCCTCCCCTCCCCGAAGCCCATCGCCGACAGCGACCCCGGCTACCATGGCAATAGCACAAGCTCTACCCCCTCCCTGGATACGGAAAACGTTACGAACTCTTTCCGAAACTCTAGTGACGAAAACTTAACGACGTACGAGTTCAGCGCTAGCACCACCGCCACCGCCactacttcctcctcctctcagcccAAGCCCACTCAGCCCTACACAACGTCTCCTGATTGGCTGACGTCTGTGACTTCACTCAGCACAGCCTGGCCAATCAGCAGCACAGCAGCATCAGACACAG GCGGGTGTCAGCTGATCGTGGAGCCTCAGTGCACCATGCTGCCGTACAACCAGACCTGGCTGTCCTCCTCCATCGCCGTGGTGAAGAGCTCCGAGGTCGACATGTTGCTACG GTTCTTCAGCTACCTGAGCAGGCTGTCCTGTTACCGACACATCATGCTGTTCGGCTGCACGCTGGCGCTGCCCGAGTGCCTCTCCGCCGACGCCACGCACAACAG gcggGTCGTGCTGCCCTGCTTCTCGTTCTGCGAGGCGGCGAGGGAAGGCTGTGAACCCGTCCTGCAGATGTTTAACGCCTCCTGGCCCGAATTCCTGCGCTGCTCGCAGTTCAGCAACACAACCTTCGCTTTACTGCCgccatcatcttcatcatcaccatcatcaacTTCCTCAACGCCCACGACAACAGCAGTCCCTGCCACGCCTACCTGTTACACACCGAGGCAGATCAAAGGGAAACCAT CTGTGTGCGGAGGGAACGACCACTTCCTGTGCGCGACGGGGATTTGCGTGCCGCAGAAACTGGTGTGTAACGGCTACAACGACTGTGACGACTGGAGCGACGAAACCCACTGCG tttgttcagagtctgAGTTTCGCTGTAACACCGGTCGCTGTCTCTCTCCTGAGCGGCTGTGTGACGGATACGACGACTGTGGAGACCTGAGCGACGAACTCAgctgtg tgtgtaaCCTGTCTGTGGATCACCGCTGTGGTGACGGCCGCTGTGTGACCAGAGACTGGCTCTGTGACGGAGACCACGACTGTCTGGACAAGAGCGACGAGGTCAACTGCT cctgtAAGAGTCAGGGTCTGCTGGAGTGCAGGAACGGAGCTTGTATCCCGTCAGCGTTTCGATGTGACGGCGAAGATGACTGTAAAGACGGCAGCGACGAAGAGCACTGCAGCAAAGAGA atCAGGGTGTGTGTCCTCCCGGTCAGCCCAGCTGtatttccacttcctgtccgtcAGACTGTGGGGGGGGCGCCTCTTGCGACCCTcggaccaacaacaacaacaataactgcA CGCGGTGCGAGCCCATCTCCCTGGAGCTGTGCATGAACCTCCCCTACAACCAGACCACTTTCCCCAACTTCCTGGGCCACCTCTCCCAGAGAGAGAGCTCTGTTTCCTGGGAGTCGTCTCTGTTTCCCGCCCTGGTTCAGACCGGCTGCTACCCCTTCCTCATGTTCTACGCCTGCACGCTGCTGGTGCCAAAGTGTGACCCGGTGACCCTGCAGAGGGTCCCGCCCTGCAG GTCTCTGTGTCGCAGTGCGAAGGAGAAGTGCGAGTCGGTGCTCGGCATTGTGGGATTGCAGTGGCCGGAGGACTCGGACTGTTCTCAGTTTCCGGAAGAAGGAGGAAACAGCAGCTGCTTGCTGCCGGAGGACGGAGTGGACG AGTGTTCTCCGAGTCACTTCAAGTGTCGCTCCGGTCGCTGCGTTCTCTCCTCCAAACGCTGCGACGGACACCTGGACTGTGAGGACCACAGCGACGAGGACAactgtg gctgcaGAGAGCGCGCTCTGTTTGAGTGTCCTGGCAGCTCGGTGTGTATCAAACACAGCATGATCTGTGACGGGTTCCCAGACTGCCCCCTGCTGCTGGACGAGGCCAACTGCA cgGTGTGCCAGGATAACGAGCTCTCCTGTAAGAACCATCAGTGTGTTCATCGCACGCTGTGGTGCGACGGAAAGAGACACTGCTCTGACTCCTCTGACGAGTGGGACTGTg tttCTCTGTCTGACGGGTCCGGCTCAGTGCTGACGGTGTTCAGGACGGCTGCAGAGTATCAGGTCTGTGCGGACGAGTGGGACCAGGAGCTCAGCAACCTGACCTGCAGGCAGCTGGGACTAGG AcccccctcctctgtctccatgGTAATGGATCAGCCGGTCCCCGGTCGGCGCCGCTGGCTTCACGTCCATCCGGACCAGAGAGACGGTGGAACGGCTCTGCAGGGCCGGCTGGAGAAGAGGAG TCATGCGTGTCATTCCAGGAGGAGGGTCTCGGTGCTTTGTTCCAGAGAAG agtGTGGGCGTCGCCCGAACGCCGGCCTACAGAAGAGGATTATGGGAGGTGTAGTCTCCCGGCAGAAGAGGATTCTGGGAGGTCGAGTCTCCCGGCAGGGGGCGTGGCCGTGGCAGTGCTCGCTGCAGAGCGGTCCGAGCGGACACGTCTGCGGCTGCGTTCTGATTGGACGCCGCTGGGCGCTCACCGTGGCTCACTGCTTCGAGGG GAGGGAGGGGGCTGACCTGTGGAGGGTGGTTCTGGGTCTGAATAACCTGGATCACCCCGGGCCGCACAGCCAGAGTCGGGGGGTGAAATCCATCATCGTGCACCCCCGATACAACCGAGCCGTGGTCGACTACGACATCAGCGTCGTGCAGCTCGACTCCGAG ATCGAGGAGACGGCGTACGTGCGGCCGGTCTGCCTGCCCGACGTCTCTCAGCTTCCGCTTCCTGATTCCTACTGTTTCATCACCGGCTGGGGTCACATGGGCAATAgga tgccCTTTAAGCTGCAGGAGGGCGAGGTTCGgatcatctctctctctcagtgtcaGTCCTACTTCGACATGAAGACTATAACTCCCAGGATGCTTTGCGCCGGATACGACGCGGGGACTGTCGACTCCTGCATG ggcgACAGCGGTGGGCCTCTGGTTTGTTCGGACCCCTCCGGCCGCTGGACGCTGTTCGGCCTGACGTCGTGGGGCAGCGTGTGCTTCAGTAAAGTCCTCGGACCCGGAGTCTACAGCAACGTCACACACTTCACCTCCTGGATCCAGCAGCAGatctacacacacacgtacctgagcgactga